The Sulfolobus acidocaldarius DSM 639 genome has a window encoding:
- a CDS encoding glutamate--tRNA ligase — MSDDIRNLVYKYALHNAYTHNGKANVNAVVSKIFAERPELRSKAKDIVEIAKELVNYVNSLDVESQKKELESKFPEMLEEKKREKESKKELPDIPVSGVLVTRFAPNPDGPLHLGNARAAIISHEYARIYNGKFILRFDDTDPKTKKPIPEAYDWIKEDLKWLGIKWDLEVRASARLETYYNFARILLSKGYAYIDLCKEAEFKERRSKREACPHRETSPESNLELFEKMIHGEFEEGKAVVRLKTDLKLPDPSQRDWVLLRVINVKKSPHPIEGDKYWVWPTYNFASAIDDYDLGVTHIFRGKEHAVNAEKQKWIYNYMGWKYPYVREFGRLKLEGFMMSKSKIRTVVEKGVGIDDPRLPTLAGLRRRGILSDTIKEIIITVGLKETDATISFDNLASTNRKKLDKIAKRLMFVGSPKEFIIDIPQPILAKIPYHPSNPNEYREISVNPGDIILINENDAKDKVLRLMELCNVTVNGDKLVYNSKGIEDAKKLGMKIIQWVKKDESVPVVVLSPDPEKGIETINGVGESEIRNLNKGEIVQFIRYGFVKVDEKSADGQVTVIFSHE, encoded by the coding sequence ATGAGTGATGACATAAGAAATCTCGTTTACAAATACGCTCTCCATAATGCGTATACACATAATGGAAAAGCTAACGTAAATGCTGTTGTAAGTAAGATATTTGCAGAGAGACCAGAGTTAAGGAGTAAGGCAAAGGATATAGTGGAAATTGCTAAAGAGCTGGTAAACTATGTTAATTCATTAGATGTAGAGAGTCAGAAAAAGGAGTTAGAGTCAAAGTTCCCTGAAATGCTTGAAGAAAAGAAGAGAGAAAAAGAGTCTAAGAAAGAACTTCCTGATATACCTGTATCTGGAGTGCTTGTGACTCGTTTTGCTCCTAATCCTGACGGTCCTCTTCACCTTGGAAACGCTAGAGCAGCTATAATATCTCATGAATACGCTAGAATATATAATGGTAAATTTATACTTCGATTTGATGACACTGATCCAAAAACGAAGAAACCTATTCCTGAAGCTTATGATTGGATAAAAGAGGACCTGAAATGGCTAGGTATAAAGTGGGACTTAGAAGTAAGAGCTTCAGCAAGATTAGAGACCTATTATAACTTTGCTAGGATACTGTTAAGTAAAGGGTACGCATATATTGATTTATGTAAGGAAGCTGAGTTTAAGGAGAGAAGGAGTAAGAGGGAGGCATGTCCTCATAGGGAGACTTCACCTGAGAGTAACTTAGAACTGTTTGAGAAAATGATTCATGGTGAATTTGAAGAAGGCAAAGCTGTTGTTAGACTCAAAACAGATCTAAAACTCCCAGATCCTTCTCAGAGAGATTGGGTACTTTTAAGGGTTATAAATGTTAAGAAAAGTCCACATCCTATTGAAGGAGATAAGTATTGGGTATGGCCCACATACAACTTTGCCAGCGCTATTGATGATTACGATTTAGGTGTGACACATATTTTCAGAGGAAAGGAGCACGCTGTTAATGCAGAAAAACAGAAATGGATCTATAACTATATGGGCTGGAAATATCCTTACGTTAGGGAATTTGGTAGACTAAAGCTTGAAGGATTTATGATGAGTAAATCAAAGATAAGGACTGTCGTCGAAAAAGGTGTTGGAATAGACGACCCTAGGTTACCAACATTGGCTGGGTTGAGAAGAAGAGGCATTCTTTCAGATACCATAAAAGAGATCATAATTACAGTTGGTTTAAAGGAGACTGATGCGACAATCAGTTTTGATAATCTAGCTTCCACAAATAGGAAGAAATTAGATAAAATAGCAAAGAGACTGATGTTTGTAGGATCTCCAAAGGAGTTTATCATAGACATCCCACAGCCTATATTGGCTAAAATTCCATATCATCCATCCAATCCTAATGAATACAGGGAGATTAGTGTAAATCCCGGAGACATTATCCTGATAAACGAGAATGACGCTAAGGATAAGGTGTTGAGACTAATGGAATTGTGTAATGTTACGGTAAATGGGGACAAGCTGGTTTATAATAGTAAAGGCATAGAAGATGCCAAGAAACTAGGTATGAAGATAATACAATGGGTAAAGAAGGATGAAAGTGTTCCGGTTGTAGTATTGAGTCCAGATCCAGAGAAAGGTATTGAAACCATAAATGGAGTAGGAGAAAGCGAAATTCGAAATTTGAATAAAGGGGAGATAGTTCAGTTCATTAGATATGGCTTTGTAAAGGTCGATGAGAAAAGTGCTGATGGGCAAGTAACAGTCATATTCTCACATGAATAA
- a CDS encoding integrase has product MEDVLERRKTVLVTNLRQYATDGNVKAFYDWLVSVRKVTEETAKDYISALMKPFRETRNSQKAYRLFAKFLAERGIISEEFRDKVLNVIKVKRTNHDLYVPTLEEVKKTLDLAKDYSDNVYFIYRIALESGARLSEILKALKEPERDVCVNDICYYPMAWTRGYKGVFYIFHITPLKRIDVTRGAVHDFEKRVKNALKIKYIRKFVSTQMATLQIPFDIIDFIQGRKPTRVLTQHYVSLFGIAREHYKKYAEWVKTDFSQLTGELIQKDVKTSN; this is encoded by the coding sequence CTGGAAGATGTTCTAGAACGGCGTAAGACCGTATTAGTTACCAATTTACGCCAATACGCGACAGACGGTAACGTTAAGGCTTTCTACGATTGGTTAGTCAGCGTTAGGAAGGTAACAGAAGAGACCGCTAAGGATTACATTTCAGCACTAATGAAACCCTTCCGTGAGACTAGGAACTCACAGAAGGCGTATAGGCTTTTCGCAAAGTTTCTCGCAGAGCGTGGTATTATAAGTGAGGAATTCCGCGATAAGGTACTTAACGTCATAAAGGTTAAGCGCACAAACCACGACCTATATGTACCAACTCTAGAAGAGGTTAAGAAGACGTTAGACTTAGCTAAAGACTATAGCGATAACGTGTACTTCATCTATAGGATAGCGTTAGAGAGCGGTGCGAGACTTTCAGAGATCCTCAAAGCGCTTAAGGAACCTGAGCGTGATGTATGTGTTAACGACATATGTTACTACCCCATGGCATGGACACGCGGTTATAAGGGCGTGTTCTACATATTCCACATAACGCCCCTTAAACGCATAGATGTTACGCGTGGGGCGGTACATGACTTTGAAAAGCGCGTAAAGAACGCGCTTAAGATCAAGTACATCAGGAAGTTCGTATCTACGCAAATGGCGACTCTTCAAATTCCTTTTGATATTATCGATTTCATTCAGGGTAGAAAACCTACGCGTGTGTTGACTCAACACTACGTCTCGCTATTCGGCATAGCGAGAGAACACTATAAGAAGTACGCCGAGTGGGTTAAGACAGATTTTTCTCAGTTAACTGGGGAGTTAATTCAAAAAGACGTAAAAACTTCCAACTAG
- a CDS encoding sigma factor-like helix-turn-helix DNA-binding protein produces MEWIEHLTPKEREVVTDFVFSNVKLSMKEMAQALGVTAMAVSKLRRHQIRPSDETLKRMYSILDDKKKVELLLNVRRMYEDILKEIDQELGKLGYARGDLSGQDRSI; encoded by the coding sequence GTGGAATGGATAGAACATTTAACGCCTAAAGAGAGGGAAGTAGTCACGGATTTTGTCTTTTCGAACGTGAAACTGTCCATGAAAGAGATGGCTCAGGCTTTAGGGGTGACCGCGATGGCGGTGAGCAAACTTAGACGTCATCAGATCAGACCTTCAGACGAGACTCTAAAGCGCATGTATAGCATACTAGACGACAAGAAGAAGGTAGAGTTGTTGTTAAACGTGAGGCGAATGTATGAGGACATCTTGAAGGAAATAGACCAAGAACTAGGGAAACTCGGTTACGCGAGAGGTGACCTAAGTGGTCAAGATAGGTCTATCTAA
- a CDS encoding MarR family winged helix-turn-helix transcriptional regulator yields MKLVKRNGKWVLIKNTEKNSDTALSETPNPARNARIISSGVQKTAQTAQPNIYPGKRSLKNSQQFCKKVTSKDGRQVEVCAEVINYEKRVENDSIIEYPNLKYLLKYKDKTLECIKDCEGALDEISKLTYRHPSKSEIINAMDELTKSLTRVTPLKEFVNTDDKARGIYEVLKRDPIQTILRLTEEVKGIKGNEKVKLATLLSIASTRIKRGVRDMIYRFNFIVVGKYGAGKSSSVKSVLGLFFDHKEYNKSKFLLFGRITEKALGYFKDINDYDGALIYVEQIDNISEISYLREALSEAFLSTLVTTRDENTGELRADIVSIKGQPAFISTNVDESISSQLASRMFQLYLEPSVDRKEIMESKADENKASDEELFAIRVATWLWYSELPADARVPKDLWKRVVDTLERIGGNNVLRTSDLVLALLKSLAIIHGRDVVTEEDVNITFKYFSKEIILATYGISEREIKALEVLTSTAPGSPMTTFDIAIKLDLDKNTTASILEKLNENMLVGKEFDGKKRYWWITDKGRDVLERLKTEVKIVGDVVEVKTPDGEVIADKEFFREPDSRDDTKNAVSGGREGVREGESYIDRRIKAILRREFLGIPIRRLRFRGEKLDRFAGLSSYVLTRKDIQTIKELDRVKCLRKSEFVSRFGEDSLERLESFYLVRRDFNDFISEEEDICIAE; encoded by the coding sequence GTGAAACTCGTTAAGCGTAATGGTAAGTGGGTTTTGATCAAGAATACTGAGAAAAATTCAGACACCGCTTTGAGTGAAACTCCTAACCCCGCGCGGAATGCGCGGATAATTTCATCTGGAGTGCAAAAAACCGCGCAAACCGCGCAACCCAACATATACCCCGGAAAGCGGTCACTGAAAAATTCTCAACAGTTTTGCAAAAAAGTCACGTCTAAGGATGGTAGACAAGTAGAGGTATGCGCTGAAGTCATAAACTACGAAAAACGCGTAGAAAACGATAGTATAATAGAATATCCTAATCTAAAATACCTATTAAAGTATAAAGACAAAACGCTTGAGTGCATAAAGGACTGTGAGGGCGCGTTAGACGAAATATCTAAACTCACTTACCGTCACCCCTCAAAGAGCGAGATAATAAACGCCATGGACGAGTTGACAAAGTCTCTGACACGCGTAACACCGCTTAAAGAGTTCGTCAACACCGACGATAAGGCTAGAGGAATATATGAGGTGTTAAAGCGCGACCCTATCCAAACCATATTGAGGCTAACTGAGGAAGTTAAGGGGATAAAGGGTAACGAAAAAGTAAAGTTGGCGACACTTCTGTCGATAGCATCTACACGTATAAAGAGGGGCGTAAGAGACATGATATATCGCTTTAACTTTATCGTAGTAGGAAAATATGGCGCGGGTAAATCTTCATCAGTCAAAAGCGTACTTGGATTATTCTTTGACCACAAAGAATATAACAAATCTAAGTTCTTACTATTTGGTAGAATTACAGAGAAGGCGTTAGGCTATTTTAAAGATATTAATGACTATGACGGCGCACTGATATATGTAGAACAGATAGACAACATCAGTGAGATATCTTACTTGAGAGAGGCGCTATCTGAGGCGTTTCTATCTACACTCGTCACTACGCGAGATGAAAATACGGGTGAGCTTAGAGCTGATATCGTATCGATTAAGGGTCAGCCCGCCTTTATCTCGACAAATGTAGACGAATCGATATCGTCACAGTTAGCGAGTAGGATGTTTCAGCTTTACTTAGAGCCGTCAGTGGACAGAAAGGAAATAATGGAGTCGAAGGCTGATGAAAATAAAGCGTCAGATGAAGAGCTATTCGCTATTAGAGTTGCAACTTGGTTATGGTATAGTGAGTTGCCGGCTGACGCTAGGGTACCTAAAGATTTGTGGAAACGCGTAGTTGATACGTTAGAGAGAATAGGCGGTAACAACGTATTGAGGACATCTGACCTAGTATTAGCGCTATTGAAGTCGTTAGCTATAATTCACGGTAGAGATGTCGTGACTGAGGAAGACGTAAATATCACGTTCAAGTACTTCAGCAAAGAGATTATCCTAGCGACTTATGGTATTAGCGAGAGGGAAATCAAAGCGTTAGAGGTGTTAACTAGTACCGCGCCCGGGTCACCTATGACGACGTTTGATATCGCTATAAAACTAGATTTAGACAAAAACACTACCGCGTCAATCCTAGAAAAGCTAAACGAAAACATGTTAGTTGGCAAAGAGTTTGACGGCAAGAAGCGCTATTGGTGGATAACTGATAAGGGGCGCGACGTGTTAGAGAGGCTCAAAACTGAGGTCAAGATAGTGGGTGACGTAGTAGAAGTTAAGACGCCTGATGGCGAAGTTATCGCGGATAAGGAGTTTTTTCGAGAGCCTGACTCCAGAGACGATACCAAAAATGCCGTGTCAGGCGGAAGAGAAGGAGTGCGAGAGGGTGAATCGTATATTGATAGACGCATTAAGGCTATACTCAGACGCGAGTTCTTAGGGATACCAATAAGACGACTGAGGTTTAGAGGCGAGAAACTTGACCGCTTTGCGGGTTTGAGTAGTTACGTACTGACGCGTAAAGATATTCAAACGATTAAAGAGTTAGATAGGGTAAAGTGTTTGAGGAAGAGCGAGTTTGTATCGCGTTTTGGTGAAGATTCGTTAGAGCGTTTAGAGTCGTTTTACTTAGTTAGGCGTGACTTTAATGACTTTATTAGCGAAGAAGAGGACATCTGTATCGCGGAGTGA
- a CDS encoding ABC transporter ATP-binding protein — MLDCIEVDGLIKFYGSFKALDGLAFYIKCGEKVALLGPNGAGKTTTLRILAGLLRPNEGIVKIKGFDISKNPREAKSNIGFLPEDAVPFLNLTVRENLEYVGILRNINNLKERINHLLDVLELWEYERKTVSSLSRGNRQKVALAMAIIHEPAILLLDEPLNYLDIPTQERVINLLNSMNSTMLVSTHIMSIAERLTNKIILITKGKVIWQGGMTELKKLAGENERIEQVVARLIGDSL; from the coding sequence GTGTTAGACTGTATAGAAGTTGATGGACTGATTAAATTTTATGGTTCCTTTAAGGCTCTAGATGGTCTGGCATTTTATATTAAATGCGGAGAAAAAGTTGCCCTTCTAGGTCCAAATGGTGCAGGAAAAACTACAACTCTAAGAATATTAGCAGGTCTTCTCAGACCTAATGAGGGCATAGTTAAAATAAAAGGTTTTGATATATCAAAAAATCCAAGAGAAGCTAAGAGCAATATCGGTTTTCTTCCTGAAGACGCTGTCCCATTTTTAAATCTTACAGTGAGGGAAAACCTAGAGTACGTTGGAATACTTAGAAATATAAATAACCTGAAAGAGAGAATAAATCATTTACTTGATGTATTAGAGCTGTGGGAGTACGAGAGAAAAACGGTTTCTTCCTTATCTAGAGGAAATAGGCAAAAAGTTGCCCTAGCAATGGCTATAATACACGAACCAGCTATACTATTACTTGACGAACCTTTAAACTACCTTGATATACCTACACAAGAAAGAGTGATAAATCTTCTAAACTCGATGAATTCTACAATGCTGGTCTCAACTCATATCATGAGTATAGCGGAAAGACTAACGAACAAAATTATACTTATAACAAAGGGGAAAGTAATTTGGCAGGGAGGAATGACTGAACTCAAAAAGTTAGCTGGTGAGAACGAAAGAATTGAACAAGTAGTAGCTAGATTAATCGGCGACAGTTTATGA
- a CDS encoding phosphoglycolate phosphatase, producing MIRLILTDVDGTLTFDRDTYNIDLDAVDLLRKVEKKGIKVGLVSGNSYPVLRALYTYFGFNGGIVAENGCIVYYDNQLKEVCERVERSLISEFENRFGVKGSWQNQFKVCDFSFYPPILKDEMVKWALDKGLYIKTSGYAVHISKSKRGKAEGVRELIKMHGLDKAEVVGIGDSSTDIEFLEEVGIRVVVGNADESLKSIGDFVMREKSGKAVVEFIKKVITGEINE from the coding sequence TTGATAAGGTTAATTTTAACAGATGTAGATGGAACTCTGACCTTTGATAGGGATACATACAATATAGATCTTGATGCCGTAGACCTACTGAGGAAAGTTGAAAAGAAAGGCATTAAAGTTGGTCTTGTTAGTGGTAATTCTTATCCTGTCTTAAGGGCACTGTACACGTATTTTGGATTTAATGGTGGAATTGTTGCGGAAAATGGCTGTATAGTTTATTATGATAATCAATTGAAAGAAGTTTGTGAGAGAGTTGAAAGGAGTTTAATATCCGAATTTGAAAATAGGTTCGGGGTTAAGGGAAGCTGGCAAAATCAATTCAAAGTATGCGATTTCAGCTTTTATCCGCCTATACTTAAAGACGAAATGGTAAAATGGGCACTAGATAAAGGTTTATACATAAAGACCAGTGGATATGCGGTACACATTTCGAAATCAAAACGTGGTAAGGCTGAGGGAGTTAGGGAATTAATTAAAATGCATGGTCTAGATAAGGCTGAAGTGGTAGGGATAGGGGATTCTAGCACTGATATAGAATTTCTTGAAGAGGTAGGTATTAGGGTTGTTGTGGGAAATGCAGATGAGAGCCTCAAAAGTATAGGGGATTTTGTAATGCGTGAAAAGAGTGGAAAAGCTGTAGTAGAATTTATTAAAAAAGTTATTACAGGTGAAATTAATGAGTGA
- the rpl7ae gene encoding 50S ribosomal protein L7Ae has protein sequence MSKPSYVKFEVPQELADKVLEAVKKAKDSGKIKKGTNETTKAVERSQAKLVVIAEDVQPEEIVAHLPLLCEEKKIPYVYVPSKKSLGEACGLQVAAASVALMDPGEAKDLVDEIVKRVNEIKGKSS, from the coding sequence GTGTCTAAACCCTCGTATGTAAAATTTGAAGTTCCACAAGAATTAGCAGATAAAGTATTAGAAGCAGTAAAGAAAGCAAAAGATTCAGGAAAGATAAAGAAAGGTACAAATGAAACTACAAAAGCTGTTGAAAGGAGCCAAGCCAAATTAGTGGTAATAGCTGAAGATGTTCAACCTGAAGAAATTGTAGCTCATTTACCATTATTGTGTGAAGAAAAGAAAATACCATATGTTTATGTACCTTCAAAGAAATCTCTAGGAGAAGCCTGTGGATTACAAGTTGCAGCAGCTTCTGTAGCGTTAATGGATCCTGGTGAAGCTAAAGACCTGGTGGATGAGATAGTTAAAAGAGTTAATGAAATAAAAGGTAAAAGTAGTTGA
- a CDS encoding MFS transporter, with product MRKIRAKIPYRLDRLPWSRWHILVVIALGITWVLDGLEVTIVGVISSVLTRPQTLNLTEFQASFLGTAYILGAVIGAIVFSYLTDKYGRKKLFMVMLGIYVAGTVLSALSWNFLSIALFRTITGLGIGGEYSAINSAIDELIPARVRGWVDLAINGSWWIGTMVGSALSLYLLNPHEFPIDLGWRLSFAVGAILGVSIMLIRRYVPESPRWLLVHGKVEEAEEVVKQIEMKVQNSKELSEPKKSISITPIGNVGFRLVFKTVFGRYKKRAILGLWLMAGQAFLYNAIFFTYSLILSKFYNVPSDEIGLYIFPFAIGNFTGPLILGRLFDSLGRRKMISLTYIISGSLLAFTGYLFYLGILNAFTQTFAWVIIFFFASAGASSAYLTVSEVFPLEIRAMAIAVFYAIGTGLSSYAPSFFGYLLGSKQPSDLFIGYLIGALLMIFPGILTIFLGVDAERKSLEEVAKPLSEIIESDEKADSK from the coding sequence ATGAGAAAAATACGTGCTAAAATACCATATAGGTTGGACAGATTACCATGGTCAAGGTGGCACATTCTAGTGGTTATCGCATTAGGTATAACATGGGTTTTAGATGGCTTAGAGGTAACAATAGTTGGGGTTATAAGTAGTGTTTTAACTAGACCTCAGACATTAAATTTGACTGAATTTCAAGCAAGCTTTCTAGGAACTGCTTATATACTTGGTGCAGTTATCGGAGCCATTGTTTTCTCCTATCTGACCGATAAATATGGAAGAAAAAAACTATTTATGGTAATGTTAGGGATATATGTAGCAGGAACAGTACTTTCTGCACTTTCTTGGAACTTTCTAAGTATAGCTCTTTTTAGAACTATCACAGGTCTAGGAATAGGCGGAGAATATTCAGCAATCAATTCAGCAATCGATGAATTAATTCCTGCGAGAGTAAGAGGTTGGGTAGATCTTGCAATTAATGGAAGCTGGTGGATAGGTACGATGGTCGGCTCTGCCCTATCTCTATATCTACTTAATCCGCATGAGTTTCCCATAGATCTAGGATGGAGATTATCGTTCGCAGTAGGTGCTATTTTAGGAGTATCAATTATGCTAATTAGGAGGTATGTTCCAGAGAGTCCTAGATGGTTACTAGTTCATGGAAAAGTTGAAGAAGCAGAGGAAGTGGTAAAGCAAATAGAAATGAAAGTTCAGAATAGTAAGGAACTGAGTGAGCCTAAAAAATCGATATCTATAACACCAATAGGTAATGTAGGTTTCCGCTTAGTTTTCAAAACTGTATTTGGTAGGTATAAGAAAAGGGCTATATTGGGTTTATGGCTAATGGCAGGGCAGGCATTCCTTTACAATGCAATATTTTTCACTTACTCATTGATACTTTCAAAATTCTATAATGTTCCCTCAGACGAAATAGGATTATATATTTTTCCATTTGCGATAGGAAACTTTACCGGTCCACTAATCTTAGGAAGACTTTTTGACTCTTTGGGAAGGAGGAAAATGATTTCTTTAACATATATAATATCAGGATCTCTTCTAGCTTTCACTGGCTATTTGTTTTATCTTGGTATCCTTAATGCCTTCACACAGACTTTTGCATGGGTTATAATATTCTTTTTTGCATCAGCCGGAGCAAGCTCAGCATATTTAACAGTAAGTGAAGTTTTTCCGTTAGAAATAAGGGCAATGGCCATTGCAGTCTTCTATGCTATCGGAACAGGTTTAAGTTCTTATGCCCCTTCATTCTTCGGATATTTGTTAGGGTCTAAGCAACCATCAGACTTATTTATAGGATACCTTATAGGTGCTCTATTGATGATCTTTCCAGGAATCTTAACAATATTTCTTGGAGTAGATGCAGAGAGAAAAAGTTTAGAAGAAGTAGCCAAACCATTGAGCGAGATTATTGAAAGTGACGAGAAGGCGGATAGTAAATAA
- a CDS encoding thermopsin, giving the protein MSRILVLAVVALALLNPLFLVVHSLPTGVSAHDGPIYTNAVLGYANITSLQAYNSSFNVPYGASLQLNVVLEATSTNGNTYYFWLQNVAQFVTNESLMCFTDNVWNYTTATAEISNVTGNGGIGFTYNILFGHPTFYGYSTEPMPYRFPLALYLLINESLSSNGVIVNFIYVVLQNGSLVPPHPVTYDSVFIPVPDPQSAYIIVNDSLTPSAVVLNFTLFYQEALGNLMDTELVWGGYENGEFTTFTQMSSYLGLFYLSGNSFVPFSTVYTYGNDTAESTGDLYVSIASNGDAYVTVGTPDYGLLTDSFHPYIPGFTFVNVTSKVPFLVNGTYTNSFVGYVVHPVTITFYRNYTVNSSSYAVLDYPSQSLTITPSNTFKNVIITPQYTYYYKVIVNSSRPLLLNISGKETLTNGTLWLPQGTSVSLVNNTYYVSSGERFVVNNTYPNLPLTVENPTTITVTLEKQFKLTINSPIPLLLSINGKSRLFNGTTWVLQGSAVELVNNTYYVSSGERYVVSSISPSTPIEVSGPMNISVELVKEYKVEIVSSQPVMATIKGETEPVNGTAWLPQGSVIHLTANLPVYLKGYFVGTYNASPGEQVTINGPIYEKLVVQLNYTFLEELVIPIVTAVVIVVAITRRR; this is encoded by the coding sequence ATGTCAAGAATTCTAGTATTAGCTGTGGTGGCGTTAGCTTTGCTAAATCCACTCTTTTTGGTTGTCCACTCCCTACCAACCGGGGTCTCAGCTCACGACGGCCCTATCTACACTAACGCAGTGCTCGGATACGCAAACATAACAAGCCTCCAAGCGTACAACTCTAGTTTTAACGTACCATATGGGGCCTCCCTACAGCTCAACGTTGTACTAGAGGCAACGAGCACTAACGGAAACACCTACTACTTCTGGCTCCAGAACGTGGCACAGTTCGTGACAAACGAGAGCCTAATGTGCTTTACTGACAACGTGTGGAACTATACTACCGCGACAGCGGAGATATCGAATGTCACGGGTAACGGTGGGATAGGCTTTACGTATAACATTCTCTTCGGTCATCCCACCTTTTATGGGTATTCTACTGAACCGATGCCGTACAGATTTCCTCTAGCCTTATACCTCCTAATCAATGAGAGCCTTAGCTCTAATGGCGTTATCGTCAACTTTATCTATGTTGTCCTGCAGAACGGTAGCCTAGTGCCTCCACACCCTGTCACTTATGACAGCGTCTTCATACCTGTCCCAGATCCGCAGTCTGCTTACATAATAGTCAACGACTCACTCACTCCGAGCGCTGTTGTTTTAAATTTCACTCTTTTCTATCAAGAGGCTCTAGGTAACTTAATGGACACAGAGCTAGTCTGGGGTGGTTACGAAAATGGTGAGTTCACCACTTTCACCCAGATGTCCTCTTACTTAGGCCTCTTCTACCTCTCCGGTAACAGCTTCGTTCCCTTCAGTACAGTTTACACTTACGGTAATGATACGGCGGAGTCTACCGGTGACCTTTACGTGTCTATTGCTAGCAACGGAGACGCCTACGTAACTGTGGGGACGCCGGACTACGGTCTACTGACCGATAGCTTCCACCCTTACATCCCAGGCTTCACCTTTGTCAATGTCACAAGCAAAGTGCCTTTCTTAGTGAACGGTACCTACACTAATAGTTTTGTGGGTTATGTAGTCCACCCTGTCACTATAACCTTCTACAGGAACTATACAGTTAACTCCTCTTCTTATGCCGTTCTGGACTATCCCAGCCAGAGTCTCACGATAACGCCCTCAAACACATTTAAGAACGTGATAATAACGCCACAGTATACCTACTACTACAAGGTAATCGTCAACTCGTCCAGACCTCTCCTTCTTAACATAAGTGGCAAAGAAACGTTGACTAACGGGACGCTTTGGTTGCCACAGGGGACATCAGTGAGCTTAGTGAACAACACCTATTACGTGTCCAGTGGGGAGAGGTTTGTTGTGAACAACACTTATCCTAACCTACCGCTAACGGTGGAGAACCCAACGACCATAACGGTCACCCTCGAGAAGCAGTTCAAGCTAACAATAAACTCACCCATACCTCTCTTATTGAGTATAAACGGAAAATCGAGGCTCTTTAACGGGACTACGTGGGTGTTGCAAGGCTCTGCTGTTGAGCTGGTGAACAACACCTATTACGTGTCCAGTGGGGAGAGGTATGTAGTCAGCTCTATTAGTCCCTCAACGCCCATTGAGGTCAGCGGGCCGATGAATATCAGCGTAGAACTAGTAAAGGAGTATAAGGTGGAGATCGTATCGTCACAGCCTGTAATGGCTACTATTAAAGGGGAAACAGAGCCCGTAAACGGCACTGCTTGGTTGCCACAAGGCTCAGTAATCCACCTAACCGCTAATTTGCCTGTCTACCTTAAGGGGTATTTCGTGGGAACCTATAACGCCTCTCCTGGAGAGCAGGTAACAATTAACGGCCCGATATACGAGAAACTCGTAGTCCAGCTCAACTACACGTTCCTTGAGGAGTTGGTTATACCCATTGTAACGGCTGTCGTGATTGTTGTAGCGATAACGAGGAGGAGATAG